A stretch of the Ptychodera flava strain L36383 chromosome 18, AS_Pfla_20210202, whole genome shotgun sequence genome encodes the following:
- the LOC139116785 gene encoding uncharacterized protein isoform X2, producing MEIRFSADSGEMDMLHKEFAAGSFYRTGTLAIWKLVSLIQIIRQRTLSAAESPTYSSRYQDDEDRVLVVRAMEIEVFPALKTRIKRATPLRSTTSTTHIGKTSVSYLDTVRLAETGEKIIRCGSLTVDVDRKTGEEMEIPSTDVEKIKPFMTGEQPQYMSPLTYRPAAVQCTYTFRVPPSDCDADGVISQSNYIKYCIDDASIGVEKHSFTRFKKDFMFQPISSWSLLYLGHGYSRDQLTVISWEDKKSPNILYFIIQRDNQDIFHAIAKAEFELAKL from the exons ATGGAGATAAGATTTTCAGCTGACAGTGGAGAAATGGACATGCTTCATAAAGAATTTGCGGCTGGCTCTTTCTATCGAACAG GAACACTGGCCATCTGGAAGTTAGTTTCCCTGATTCAAATAATTCGACAAAGAACACTTTCAGCAGCAGAATCTCCAACATACTCATCAAGATACCAAGATGATGAAGATAGGGTGCTAGTTGTCAGAGCGATGGAGATCGAAGTTTTCCCTGCTCTCAAGACGAGAATCAAAAGGGCCACACCGTTAAGATCCACTACAAGTACAACCCACATTGGAAAGACATCTGTCAGCTACCTTGACACAGTAAGACTGGCAGAGACTGGAGAGAAGATCATCCGGTGTGGCTCTCTGACAGTTGATGTTGACAGAAAGACTGGAGAAGAAATGGAGATACCGTCCACTGATGTTGAGAAGATTAAACCATTTATGACTGGGGAACAACCTCAATACATGTCTCCACTCACTTATAGACCAGCTGCAGTGCAATGTACATACACATTCAGAGTGCCCCCAAGTGACTGTGATGCCGATGGCGTTATTAGTCAATCAAACTACATAAAATATTGCATAGATGATGCCTCAATCGGAGTTGAGAAACATTCATTCACCCGTTTCAAAAAAGATTTTATGTTCCAGCCGATTAGCTCCTGGTCACTTTTGTATCTTGGTCACGGTTACAGCAGAGATCAACTGACCGTGATTTCCTGGGAAGATAAAAAGTCACCTAACATTTTGTACTTCATCATTCAGAGAGACAATCAAGATATATTTCATGCAATTGCTAAAGCTGAATTTGAACTGGCAAAATTATGA
- the LOC139116786 gene encoding U6 snRNA-associated Sm-like protein LSm7, translating to MADKDRDREKKRKESILDLTKYIDKPIRVKFQGGREASGILKGFDPLLNLVLDGTTEYMRDADDPYKLTDETRHLGLVVCRGTSVVLICPADNMEAIANPFVQQEA from the exons ATGGCG GATAAAGATAGAGATCGGGAAAAGAAAAGGAAGGAAAGTATTTTGGATTTAACCAAGTATATCGACAAGCCAATCAGGGTGAAATTTCAGGGAGGCAGAGAAG CAAGCGGAATTTTAAAAGGTTTTGATCCTCTATTGAACTTAGTATTAGATGGAACAACAGAGTACATGCGAG ATGCAGATGATCCGTATAAATTGACAGATGAGACAAGACATTTGGGATTGGTCGTCTGTCGTGGTACTTCAGTTGTCCTTATCTGCCCTGCTGATAACATGGAAGCTATTGCCAATCCGTTTGTACAACAGGAGGCATAG